A region of the Gemmatimonadaceae bacterium genome:
CGTTCCCCGCCGGGACCAACGACAAGTACGCGCGCGCGTGCCGGTTGGCGACGGGCCTCGCGTCCATCGCCTACAACAGCGGTGACCCTGTCGGAGTGGTGGTGGTCGCGGGAGCCGGCATGCGGACGTTCCCGCCGCGGAGCCGCTCGGGGGTCATTCCGGAGATAGCGCGCACGCTCGCGTCGACGGAGCCCGCCGGCACCGTGAGGATCGCCGACGCGCTCGCCGCGGCGGCGCGCCTGGCGCAACGCGTGGTCGTGATATCGGACATGCTGGGCGACCTCGAGGAGACTCTCGAGGTCGCGCGCGCGGAGCGGGCGCGCGCGCGCGAGCTGTACGCCGTGCACGTGGTCGGCGCGGACGAGCTGGATCCGCCGCGGCTCGCTCTCGTGGAAGATCCCGAGGACGCGGCGCTTCGGCGCACGCTCTCCGTTTCGTCGCACGCGGAGTATGCCGGCCGGTTCGCGGAATGGCGCGCGGCCGTCGCGGCGGGCTGGCGCGCGGCGGGCGTGTCCTATCACG
Encoded here:
- a CDS encoding DUF58 domain-containing protein; translated protein: MPAAEVFSYGEILDQVRPLRWPARTAVSAVLPGRHLSHRHGTSAEFTEYRPYRQGDPPQRIDWKVFARTDRAYIRLSHDHAVLPTAFVVDASASMAFPAGTNDKYARACRLATGLASIAYNSGDPVGVVVVAGAGMRTFPPRSRSGVIPEIARTLASTEPAGTVRIADALAAAARLAQRVVVISDMLGDLEETLEVARAERARARELYAVHVVGADELDPPRLALVEDPEDAALRRTLSVSSHAEYAGRFAEWRAAVAAGWRAAGVSYHESVTGSALLPDLRRIVARPG